A single window of Solanum dulcamara chromosome 5, daSolDulc1.2, whole genome shotgun sequence DNA harbors:
- the LOC129888819 gene encoding uncharacterized protein LOC129888819 isoform X3 — protein MVISAVKASSVAMVSLDICSRCDFNGRVGCWIGNEKGKWNKLASAAAASTKSPKLRMSISPMASSAALAETRWSSRAKFYEEVLKGAREKFTQEISFQSKDKDISLAKALLYIASEDEAFMDFNREMDAYSLQNERRSASLASDTTDWKCVEAMPLAGKNMNEWMAELDSIAREVEAELVLRDIGCHLVEVLDAVNVVLFKSRGFKRLSVIVDPKCSYLHSVLSSGYCSAILLSVIYIEVCRRLNLTIVGSRIGEEFLIWPQTGNPEELFKVTSGHSQFGIVNGKCVDDPRSMASDINSSSLSELEIATNRDIIGIALANLMRIHWKRASRANHGLMLTSPLRSVDKSEEKFKKTDASTVPLLRPQDLRLAIMASQRLLILQPHNWALRRDHGMMLYYSRDYEEAVQELSICMVFAPEEEAEVLEAFVGKLHLLRLESSWKNLERKGCEPGPA, from the exons ATGGTCATCAGTGCTGTGAAAGCATCTTCAGTAGCTATGGTTTCTTTAGACATTTGCAGCAG GTGTGATTTTAATGGTCGCGTTGGATGTTGGATTGGGAATGAGAAAGGAAAATGGAACAAATTGGCTTCTGCTGCTGCTGCAAGTACAAAGTCACCCAAATTGCGAATGAGCATTTCACCTATGGCTTCCTCTGCTGCTCTAGCAGAAACCCGATGGTCGTCTCGAGCCAAGTTCTATGAGGAG GTTTTGAAAGGTGCTAGGGAAAAGTTTACACAGGAGATATCATTTCAGTCCAAGGACAAAGATATATCCCTGGCAAAG GCTTTGCTCTACATTGCTTCTGAAGATGAGGCATTTATGGATTTCAACCGGGAAATGGATGCTTATTCACTCCAAAATGAAAGGAGATCTGCTTCGTTGGCATCTGATACCACAGACTGGAAATGCGTGGAAGCCATGCCTCTGGCTGGAAAGAATATGAATGAGTGGATGGCTGAATTGGATTCCATTGCAAGGGAAGTTGAAGCAGAGCTAGTTCTGAGAGATATAGGATGCCATTTGGTTGAAGTTTTGGATGCAGTGAATGTTGTTCTTTTTAAGTCGAGGGGCTTCAAAAGGTTGTCTGTGATAGTGGACCCGAAATGTTCATACCTGCATTCAGTGTTAAGCTCTGGATATTGTAGCG CAATTTTGCTTAGTGTCATTTACATTGAAGTTTGTCGAAGACTTAATTTGACCATTGTGGGATCTCGAATTGGAGAAGAATTCTTGATATGGCCCCAAACCGGAAACCCTGAG GAGCTATTCAAGGTTACTTCTGGTCACAGCCAGTTTGGTATAGTTAACGGAAAGTGCGTCGATGACCCTAGATCAATGGCCTCGGACATCAATAGCAGTTCACTGTCAGAGCTTGAGATTGCAACAAACCGAGATATTATCGGAATTGCTTTGGCTAACCTCATG AGGATTCACTGGAAACGTGCGTCAAGAGCAAATCATGGTTTGATGCTGACTTCTCCACTTAGGTCCGTGGATAAGTCTGAAGAGAAGTTTAAGAAGACTGATGCCTCAACTGTACCTTTGCTGCGGCCTCAAGATTTGAG GCTGGCTATTATGGCTTCGCAAAGATTACTGATTCTGCAGCCGCACAATTGGGCTCTGAGGAGAGACCACGGCATGATGTTGTACTATAGCAG GGATTACGAGGAGGCGGTCCAGGAGCTTAGCATTTGCATGGTCTTTGCTCCTGAAGAAGAAGCTGAAGTTCTAGAGGCATTTGTTGGGAAGTTACACCTATTGCGGCTCGAGTCATCATGGAAGAATCTGGAACGTAAAG gttgtgagcccggacctgcttga
- the LOC129888819 gene encoding uncharacterized protein LOC129888819 isoform X2, translating into MVISAVKASSVAMVSLDICSRCDFNGRVGCWIGNEKGKWNKLASAAAASTKSPKLRMSISPMASSAALAETRWSSRAKFYEEVLKGAREKFTQEISFQSKDKDISLAKALLYIASEDEAFMDFNREMDAYSLQNERRSASLASDTTDWKCVEAMPLAGKNMNEWMAELDSIAREVEAELVLRDIGCHLVEVLDAVNVVLFKSRGFKRLSVIVDPKCSYLHSVLSSGYCSAILLSVIYIEVCRRLNLTIVGSRIGEEFLIWPQTGNPEELFKVTSGHSQFGIVNGKCVDDPRSMASDINSSSLSELEIATNRDIIGIALANLMRIHWKRASRANHGLMLTSPLRSVDKSEEKFKKTDASTVPLLRPQDLRLAIMASQRLLILQPHNWALRRDHGMMLYYSRDYEEAVQELSICMVFAPEEEAEVLEAFVGKLHLLRLESSWKNLERKGQKSFIYRVSKMR; encoded by the exons ATGGTCATCAGTGCTGTGAAAGCATCTTCAGTAGCTATGGTTTCTTTAGACATTTGCAGCAG GTGTGATTTTAATGGTCGCGTTGGATGTTGGATTGGGAATGAGAAAGGAAAATGGAACAAATTGGCTTCTGCTGCTGCTGCAAGTACAAAGTCACCCAAATTGCGAATGAGCATTTCACCTATGGCTTCCTCTGCTGCTCTAGCAGAAACCCGATGGTCGTCTCGAGCCAAGTTCTATGAGGAG GTTTTGAAAGGTGCTAGGGAAAAGTTTACACAGGAGATATCATTTCAGTCCAAGGACAAAGATATATCCCTGGCAAAG GCTTTGCTCTACATTGCTTCTGAAGATGAGGCATTTATGGATTTCAACCGGGAAATGGATGCTTATTCACTCCAAAATGAAAGGAGATCTGCTTCGTTGGCATCTGATACCACAGACTGGAAATGCGTGGAAGCCATGCCTCTGGCTGGAAAGAATATGAATGAGTGGATGGCTGAATTGGATTCCATTGCAAGGGAAGTTGAAGCAGAGCTAGTTCTGAGAGATATAGGATGCCATTTGGTTGAAGTTTTGGATGCAGTGAATGTTGTTCTTTTTAAGTCGAGGGGCTTCAAAAGGTTGTCTGTGATAGTGGACCCGAAATGTTCATACCTGCATTCAGTGTTAAGCTCTGGATATTGTAGCG CAATTTTGCTTAGTGTCATTTACATTGAAGTTTGTCGAAGACTTAATTTGACCATTGTGGGATCTCGAATTGGAGAAGAATTCTTGATATGGCCCCAAACCGGAAACCCTGAG GAGCTATTCAAGGTTACTTCTGGTCACAGCCAGTTTGGTATAGTTAACGGAAAGTGCGTCGATGACCCTAGATCAATGGCCTCGGACATCAATAGCAGTTCACTGTCAGAGCTTGAGATTGCAACAAACCGAGATATTATCGGAATTGCTTTGGCTAACCTCATG AGGATTCACTGGAAACGTGCGTCAAGAGCAAATCATGGTTTGATGCTGACTTCTCCACTTAGGTCCGTGGATAAGTCTGAAGAGAAGTTTAAGAAGACTGATGCCTCAACTGTACCTTTGCTGCGGCCTCAAGATTTGAG GCTGGCTATTATGGCTTCGCAAAGATTACTGATTCTGCAGCCGCACAATTGGGCTCTGAGGAGAGACCACGGCATGATGTTGTACTATAGCAG GGATTACGAGGAGGCGGTCCAGGAGCTTAGCATTTGCATGGTCTTTGCTCCTGAAGAAGAAGCTGAAGTTCTAGAGGCATTTGTTGGGAAGTTACACCTATTGCGGCTCGAGTCATCATGGAAGAATCTGGAACGTAAAG GCCAAAAAAGTTTCATTTACCGTGTTTCGAAAATGAGATGA
- the LOC129888819 gene encoding uncharacterized protein LOC129888819 isoform X1 — MVISAVKASSVAMVSLDICSRCDFNGRVGCWIGNEKGKWNKLASAAAASTKSPKLRMSISPMASSAALAETRWSSRAKFYEEVLKGAREKFTQEISFQSKDKDISLAKALLYIASEDEAFMDFNREMDAYSLQNERRSASLASDTTDWKCVEAMPLAGKNMNEWMAELDSIAREVEAELVLRDIGCHLVEVLDAVNVVLFKSRGFKRLSVIVDPKCSYLHSVLSSGYCSAILLSVIYIEVCRRLNLTIVGSRIGEEFLIWPQTGNPEELFKVTSGHSQFGIVNGKCVDDPRSMASDINSSSLSELEIATNRDIIGIALANLMRIHWKRASRANHGLMLTSPLRSVDKSEEKFKKTDASTVPLLRPQDLRLAIMASQRLLILQPHNWALRRDHGMMLYYSRDYEEAVQELSICMVFAPEEEAEVLEAFVGKLHLLRLESSWKNLERKDYTYLEAQRKGKAQVPE; from the exons ATGGTCATCAGTGCTGTGAAAGCATCTTCAGTAGCTATGGTTTCTTTAGACATTTGCAGCAG GTGTGATTTTAATGGTCGCGTTGGATGTTGGATTGGGAATGAGAAAGGAAAATGGAACAAATTGGCTTCTGCTGCTGCTGCAAGTACAAAGTCACCCAAATTGCGAATGAGCATTTCACCTATGGCTTCCTCTGCTGCTCTAGCAGAAACCCGATGGTCGTCTCGAGCCAAGTTCTATGAGGAG GTTTTGAAAGGTGCTAGGGAAAAGTTTACACAGGAGATATCATTTCAGTCCAAGGACAAAGATATATCCCTGGCAAAG GCTTTGCTCTACATTGCTTCTGAAGATGAGGCATTTATGGATTTCAACCGGGAAATGGATGCTTATTCACTCCAAAATGAAAGGAGATCTGCTTCGTTGGCATCTGATACCACAGACTGGAAATGCGTGGAAGCCATGCCTCTGGCTGGAAAGAATATGAATGAGTGGATGGCTGAATTGGATTCCATTGCAAGGGAAGTTGAAGCAGAGCTAGTTCTGAGAGATATAGGATGCCATTTGGTTGAAGTTTTGGATGCAGTGAATGTTGTTCTTTTTAAGTCGAGGGGCTTCAAAAGGTTGTCTGTGATAGTGGACCCGAAATGTTCATACCTGCATTCAGTGTTAAGCTCTGGATATTGTAGCG CAATTTTGCTTAGTGTCATTTACATTGAAGTTTGTCGAAGACTTAATTTGACCATTGTGGGATCTCGAATTGGAGAAGAATTCTTGATATGGCCCCAAACCGGAAACCCTGAG GAGCTATTCAAGGTTACTTCTGGTCACAGCCAGTTTGGTATAGTTAACGGAAAGTGCGTCGATGACCCTAGATCAATGGCCTCGGACATCAATAGCAGTTCACTGTCAGAGCTTGAGATTGCAACAAACCGAGATATTATCGGAATTGCTTTGGCTAACCTCATG AGGATTCACTGGAAACGTGCGTCAAGAGCAAATCATGGTTTGATGCTGACTTCTCCACTTAGGTCCGTGGATAAGTCTGAAGAGAAGTTTAAGAAGACTGATGCCTCAACTGTACCTTTGCTGCGGCCTCAAGATTTGAG GCTGGCTATTATGGCTTCGCAAAGATTACTGATTCTGCAGCCGCACAATTGGGCTCTGAGGAGAGACCACGGCATGATGTTGTACTATAGCAG GGATTACGAGGAGGCGGTCCAGGAGCTTAGCATTTGCATGGTCTTTGCTCCTGAAGAAGAAGCTGAAGTTCTAGAGGCATTTGTTGGGAAGTTACACCTATTGCGGCTCGAGTCATCATGGAAGAATCTGGAACGTAAAG attatacttatttggaggcccaacgaaaagggaaggctcaagtaccggagtaa